The genomic DNA TTGAACGCAACGTAGACTATATCGTTACCGATGAAGGTGAAGTGGTTATCGTTGATGAGCACACTGGACGTACAATGTCTGGTCGTCGTTGGTCTGAAGGTCTTCACCAAGCGGTAGAAGCAAAAGAAGGCGTTAAGATCCAAAACGAGAACCAAACTTTAGCCTCTATTACCTTCCAGAACTATTTCCGTCTCTACGATAAATTATCCGGTATGACAGGTACTGCGGATACAGAAGCATTTGAATTTCAATCTATCTATGGTTTAGATACGGTCGTGATCCCAACCAACAAACCTATGGTTCGTAACGATATGCCGGATGTGGTGTACCGTACAGAAAACGATAAGTTTGCGGCAATTATCGAAGATATCAAAGAGCGTGTGGCTGCAGGTCAACCATCATTGGTCGGTACGATTTCAATTGAGAAATCAGAGCTACTGTCTAATGCTCTAAAAGAAGCGAAAGTTAAACATAACGTTTTGAACGCTAAATTTCACGAACGTGAAGCTGAAATTGTTGCCCAAGCAGGTATGCCTGGAGCGGTAACTATTGCAACTAACATGGCCGGTCGTGGTACCGATATCGTGTTAGGTGGTAACTGGAAAGCTGAGGTGGAAGCGCTTGATAATCCAACTCAACAACAAATTGATACTATTAAGCAACAATGGAAGGAAGTTCATGAAGCTGTATTAGCCTCTGGTGGTTTGCACATCATAGGTACAGAGCGTCATGAATCTCGTCGTATTGATAACCAGTTACGTGGTCGTTCTGGTCGTCAAGGTGATGCGGGTTCTTCTCGTTTTTACCTATCAATGGAAGATTCGCTACTGCGTATCTTCACCTCTGATCGCATGGCTGGTTTGATTCAGTCAGGCATGGATGAAGGTGAAGCGATTGAGAGTAAGATGTTGTCACGCTCTATCGAAAAAGCACAACGTAAAGTTGAAGGGCGTAACTTTGATATTCGTAAACAATTGCTTGAATACGATGATGTTGCTAATGATCAACGTAAAGTGGTGTATGAGTTACGTGATGAACTAATGGACACTGATGACATTAGTGAAATGATTGAACTTAACCGCGTGGACGTAATTGAAAGCACGATTGATGAGTTTATTCCACCACAGTCTATTGAAGATATGTGGGATGTTGAAGGGTTAGAGAAACGTCTAAAAGCGGACTTTGATTTGACTCTAGGCATTCAATCTTGGCTGGATGAAGACGATAAACTTTACGAAGAAGCATTACGTGAAAAAATTCTTGCTTCTGCCATTGAAGTTTATAAGCAAAAAGAAGAAATGGTTGGCGAATCAGCGCTACGCAATTTCGAAAAATCCGTTATGTTGCAATCTCTTGATGGGCTTTGGAAAGAGCACTTGGCGGCGATGGATCATCTGCGTCAAGGTATCCACTTACGTGGCTACGCACAGAAGAACCCTAAACAAGAATACAAGCGTGAGTCTTTTGAGTTGTTTGAAGGTCTATTAGACACTTTGAAACACGATGTGATTTCTATTTTGAGTAAAGTTCGAGTTCAACAGCAAGAAGAAGTTGAACGTATGGAAGCTCAACGTCAAGCTCAAGCAGAAGCCGCAGCGCGACTTGCTAGAACTCAGCACCAAAAAGCTGAGAATCAACTCGCGGGTGAAGAGCCTCAATCTACCAATACCGCACCGACACCAGTACGTAATGAGAATAAGGTAGGTCGTAATGAACCTTGCCCTTGTGGTTCAGGCAAAAAGTACAAACAGTGTCATGGTAAAATTGCTTAACTATTCAATCGCATATTAGTTAATAAAATAAAAGAGTCGCTTTAGCGGCTCTTTTTTTGATTATGGAGAGTTCATATGAAACGAGTTCATATTGTCGCTGGAATCATCTTTAATTCAGATAAAAGCCAAGTTTATATAACAAAGCGCCCTGATAATGCCCATAAAGGAGGGCTATGGGAGTTTCCCGGTGGAAAAGTAGAAAAAAATGAATTGGCTTGCGATGCTATGGCAAGAGAGTTGTTTGAAGAGATCGGAATTAGCGAGCTAAGTTGTGAGATCTTGCAAAGCTTTGATTTTGACTATAGCGACAAGGCGTTGAGTTTTGATTTTTTTATGATCCATCAATTTACAGGAACTCCTTATGGTAAAGAGGGGCAACTAGGGGAGTGGGTCGCGATTGAACGGTTGAAAGAATATGCTTTTCCAGAGGCAAATGTCCCTATAATTGATGCGATTATTAACCACCTGAACTTTGATAATTAATTGGCTGGATTCCAAAGTGTGATTCAGATACATTACATAATCTAAGCTTTTTATAATGGAGACTGGCGTAGTGGTGCGAATAGCAGTTACTGGAGCGGCTGGCCGTATGGGTCGCAACTTAGTTAAAGCAACAAACCTAATGGACAAGGCCATTCTTGGCGCAGCCAATGAGCGTCCTCAATCTTCTTTAATTGGTGTGGATGTCGGAGAGTTAAGTGGCGAGGGTAAACTGGATGTTGCTATCGTCGATGACTTCGAAAAAGTGGTTAGTGAGTTTGATGTGATTATCGACTTTACTGCACCTGAAAATACGTTAGCAAATCTTGAATTGTGTAAAAAATACGGTAAATCTATCGTTATAGGCACTACAGGGTTTACGGAAGCGCAGAAAAAGCAACTGAATGAATACGCACAAGACGTCTCTATAGTAATGGCTCCTAACTTTAGTGTGGGCGTTAATCTAGTCTTTAAATTGCTAGAAAAAGCCGCCAAAGTAATGGGCGATTACTCAGACATCGAAATAGTAGAAGCCCACCATAGACATAAAGTGGATGCCCCATCGGGTACCGCTATTGGTATGGGTGAAGCCATTGCAGGCGCTATGGGTAATGAGTTATCTGACGTTGCGGTTTACGCTCGTGAAGGCATTACCGGTGAGCGTACTCGTGATGAGATTGGTTTTGCCACCATTCGCGCCGGCGATATAGTGGGTGAACATACGGCTATGTTTGCAGACATTGGTGAGCGTGTTGAAATTACACATAAGGCCACTGATAGAATGACATTTGCTAATGGTGCGGTGAGAGCCGCTCTCTGGTTAGATAGCAAGTCTGCTGGTTTGTATACCATGACCGATGTTCTTGATTTAAATAATATATAAAAAAACGCCAGCATTTGCTGGCGTTTTTTTATGCAAATTAATCAGGGCGTTTTCCGCCCAATAAGCATAAGTTAACTGTTACTTATGGTTACTAGTGCTTCATTTTAGTGTGAGGTGGTTATTTTTGATGGTTAAGTTTGTGAGTTAACGTTTGCTATTTACTGGATTTTATTTTTTTACGAAAAGAACCATGAGTTTGAACTATTCTCATGGATTCAGCGCCAAATAGCACTTGGAATGAACATTTAGCTTTAGTTTTAAAGGGTTCGCATACCAAACGGCCTATGTTTGGTAAAAAAACACTTTTAAATGGTCATTTATTTGACAATATTGTGCGGTGTCATTAGAATACCGCCAATTTGTCTGAGTTCAGCAAATGTGATCTGTCTCATGTTAGGCAGGTACTTGAAATTTAATTTATTAATTTCGCATATTTATTTGTTTGGAGGTTGTCTTGAATAAGCCAGCAATATTGGTCCTAGAAGATGGGACTGTGTTCCGCGGTGTTGCGATTGGAGCTGAAGGCTCTGCCGTTGGAGAAGTTGTTTTTAATACCTCGATGACGGGGTACCAAGAAATTCTTACTGATCCTTCCTATTCTCAACAAATCGTTACCCTTACTTACCCACACATAGGCAATACCGGAACCAATTCCGAAGATGAAGAGTCTACTTCTATTCATGCTCAAGGCCTTGTGATTCGCGATCTTCCTCTTATCGCTTCTAACTTCCGCAATGAACAAACGCTTTCTGATTACCTTAAATCTCAAAATATTGTCGGTATTGCTGACATTGATACACGTAAATTGACTCGTATTTTACGTGAGAAAGGTGCACAAAACGGTTGTATCTTTGCTGGTAACAGTCTTGATGAAGCACTGGCAATTGCTAAAGCAAAAGATTTCCCTGGCCTAAAAGGCATGGACTTAGCAAAAGAAGTGACGACTAAAGAAGTGTACCAATGGAAACAAGGTTCATGGACGCTTACTGGTGGTCTTCCTGAAGCTAAAGATGATTCAGAGCTTCCGTACCATGTTGTTGCTTACGACTTTGGTGCAAAACGTAACATCCTACGCATGCTTGTTGACCGTGGCTGTCGCCTGACGGTTGTACCTGCTGAAACATCAGCAGAAGAAGTATTAGCAATGAATCCTGATGGCGTGTTCCTATCAAATGGCCCTGGCGATCCAGCGCCTTGTACATACGCTATCGAAGCAACACAAACTTTCCTAGAGAAAGGCTTACCAATTTTTGGTATCTGTCTTGGCCACCAAATTCTAGCGCTAGCGTCTGGTGCAAAAACAGTGAAAATGAAGTTTGGTCACCACGGTGCTAACCACCCGGTTAAAGACTTAGATCGTAATGTAGTTATGATTACTTCTCAGAACCACGGTTTCGCAGCTGATGAAGAAACATTACCTGCTAACTTACGCGCAACACACAAATCGCTATTTGATGGTTCTTTGCAAGGTATTCACCGCACTGATAAACCAGCATTTAGCTTCCAAGGTCACCCAGAAGCAAGCCCTGGTCCGCACGATGCAGCACCGCTATTTGACCATTTCATTGACCTGATTAAAGAACATAAAGCGTAAGTTGGAGTAGAGAAAAATGCCAAAACGTAATGACATAAAAAGCATTCTAATTTTAGGTGCTGGCCCGATCGTAATCGGTCAGGCGTGTGAGTTTGACTACTCTGGCGCTCAAGCGTGTAAAGCACTTCGTGAAGAAGGCTACCGAGTAATTCTAGTTAACTCAAACCCAGCAACTATCATGACTGACCCTGAGATGGCCGATGCAACATACATCGAACCAATCCAATGGGAAGTTGTTCGTAACATCATTGCTAAAGAACGTCCTGATGCAGTCCTACCGACTATGGGTGGTCAGACTGCGCTTAACTGTGCTCTAGAACTTGAGAAACATGGCGTTCTTGAAGAGTTTAATGTTGAGATGATTGGCGCAACGGCTGATGCGATTGATAAAGCAGAAGACCGTTCACGTTTTGATAAAGCAATGAAAGACATCGGTCTTGAGTGTCCAACTGCGGACACGGCTAAGACAATGGAAGAAGCTTACAAAGTTTTAGAAATGGTTGGCTTCCCTTGTATCATCCGTCCATCATTCACTATGGGTGGTACTGGCGGTGGTATCGCATACAACAAAGAAGAATTTGAAGAGATCTGTCGCCGTGGTCTAGATCTTTCACCAACTAATGAGCTTCTAATTGATGAATCTTTAATTGGTTGGAAAGAGTATGAGATGGAAGTGGTTCGCGACAAAGCGGATAACTGCATCATCGTTTGTACTATTGAAAACTTTGATCCAATGGGTATTCATACTGGCGACTCAATCACAGTAGCACCAGCACAAACACTAACGGATAAAGAATACCAACTAATGCGTAATGCTTCTCTAGCAGTATTGCGTGAGATTGGTGTTGAGACGGGTGGTTCAAACGTACAGTTTGGTATTAACCCGAAAGATGGCCGTATGGTTATCATCGAGATGAACCCACGTGTATCTCGCTCTTCAGCTCTAGCTTCTAAAGCGACAGGTTTCCCAATCGCTAAGATTGCGGCAAAACTGGCTGTTGGCTTTACTCTTGATGAGCTAATGAACGACATCACAGGTGGCGCAACTCCAGCATCATTTGAACCAACAATTGACTACGTTGTGACTAAAATTCCTCGTTTTAACTTCGAGAAATTTGCTGGTGCCAACGATCGTCTAACTACACAGATGAAATCTGTGGGTGAAGTGATGGCGATTGGTCGTAACCAACAAGAGTCACTACAAAAAGCACTGCGCGGCCTAGAAGTTGGCGCAACAGGCTTTGACGAAATGGTTGATCTTGATGCTCCAGATGCATTAACTAAAATCCGTTACGAACTGAAATCTGCAGGCGCTGAGCGTATTTGGTACGTTGCTGATGCATTCCGTGCGGGCATGTCAATTGATGGCATCTTCAACTTAACGCAAATTGACCGTTGGTTCTTAGTGCAAATTGAAGAGATCGTTAAACTTGAGCAAGAAGTTAAAGCGAATGGCTTTGCTGGCTTAAATAAAGACGTACTCAATCAGCTAAAACGTAAAGGTTTCGCTGATGCTCGTCTATCTAAGATTCTTGGTGTTGCAGAAAACGAAATTCGTCGTCTGCGTGACCAATATGATATTCACCCTGTTTACAAGCGTGTTGATACTTGTGCAGCTGAATTCTCTTCAGATACCGCTTACATGTACTCATCTTATGACGAAGAGTGTGAAGCGAACCCAACAGATAAAGACAAGATCATGATCTTAGGTGGCGGTCCAAACCGCATCGGTCAAGGTATTGAATTTGACTACTGTTGTGTACACGCCTCTCTAGCACTACGTGAAGATGGCTACGAAACTATCATGGTTAACTGTAACCCTGAGACAGTTTCAACTGACTACGATACTTCTGACCGCTTGTACTTCGAACCAGTTACTCTGGAAGATGTACTAGCGATTGCTCGCGTTGAGAAGCCAAAAGGTGTTATCGTACAATACGGTGGTCAAACACCACTTAAATTGGCTCGTGCTCTTGAAGCAGCTGGCGTACCTATCATTGGTACTAGCCCTGATGCTATCGACCGTGCCGAAGACCGTGAGCGTTTCCAAGTTGCTGTTGACCGTCTAGGTCTTCTACAGCCTGAGAATGCGACAGTGACTACAATGGAACAGGCGATTGAAAAATCGCGTGAAATTGGTTTCCCATTAGTCGTTCGTCCTTCTTATGTTCTTGGTGGTCGTGCGATGGAAATCGTTTACGATGAGCAAGACTTACGTCGCTACTTCAACGAAGCAGTTAGCGTTTCAAATGAATCTCCAGTACTACTTGATAGCTTCCTAGATGACGCTGTAGAAGTTGATGTTGATGCAATTTGTGATGGTGAGCGTGTTGTTATTGCCGGCATCATGGAACACATTGAGCAAGCGGGCGTTCACTCTGGTGACTCTGCATGTTCATTACCGCCTTACACTCTAAGCCAAGAAATCCAAGATGTAATGCGTGAGCAAGTTGAAAAGCTAGCATTTGAGCTAGGTGTTCGTGGTCTAATGAATACTCAGTTTGCTGTGAAAAACAACGAAGTTTACTTAATCGAAGTGAACCCTCGTGCAGCACGTACCGTTCCATTTGTATCTAAAGCCACTGGTGCGCCAGTTGCTAAGATTGCAGCTCGTGTTATGGCTGGACAATCTCTAGAATCTCAAGGATTCACTAAAGAGATCATTCCACCGTACTACTCAGTAAAAGAAGTGGTACTTCCGTTTAACAAGTTCCCAGGTGTTGATCCACTGTTAGGCCCAGAAATGCGCTCTACTGGTGAAGTGATGGGTGTTGGCGCAACATTTGCTGAAGCTTATGCGAAAGCAGAGCTTGGTTGTGGTAGCGTTTACCCTGAAGGCGGCCGCGCACTACTTTCTGTTCGTGAAGGTGATAAAGAGCGTGTTGTTGATCTAGCTTCTAAGCTAATCAAACTGGGTTACCATTTAGATGCCACTCACGGTACAGCGGTTATTCTTGGCGAAGCGGGCATCAACCCTCGTCTAGTAAACAAAGTACATGAAGGTCGTCCTCATATTCTTGACCGTATCAAGAACAATGAATACACCTATATTGTGAATACTGCTGCAGGTCGTCAGGCTATTGAAGACTCTAAAGTATTGCGTCGTGGTGCGTTGGCTGAAAAAGTTAACTACACAACAACCCTTAACGCTGCATTTGCCACTTGTTTAGGTCATACCGCAGATGCGAAATCGAGTGTAATCTCGGTTCAAGAACTGCACGCTAAAGTGAAATCTAGCTTAGCGTAATTATTGAGATAAAAAACAATAAATAGACGGAGGTATAGCCTCCGTCAGACAACCTCATTTGCCCGCTTTTGCGGGCTTTTTTATGCCCTGAATTTATACCAATCGTACTAAATAACTGATCATTCTAGCTTGTTAAAATACTCGATAACTTCGTTAGAATTTTTGATTGTAGAATAACGACTTATCGAAAAATTCCGCCTTGTTTTCGAGCATTTTTCCTGCGCTATTTCTGATCACTTACTTAGTGTTATTAGTATTACCACTAAGCATTGATGTGTTAACCAACTAAGTGACTAGGATGGTATTCCTTGTGTGGAGAAATTTTCCTCTGTTGTGAACTGGGTCACAGTGATATTGTAGGGGCTGTTTTTATTAGTGGATTAGCATCACATGGATGTCAGCATTGAGATACTCACGTTTTTATTTTTTGTGGCTGGATTAGCCGGTTTTATTGATGCTATGGCGGGGGGCGGCGGTCTATTGACTCTGCCTGCTTTGTTAGCGGTGGGTGTGCCTCCAACACAGGCTCTTGCTACCAATAAATTACAAAGTTCTTTTGGCAGTTTTTCGGCAAGTTTTTATTTTGTTCGCAATGGATTAGTGAACCTTAAGCAGATGCGTTTGGCGATTGTCTGTACCTTTATTGGGGCGGCCATAGGCGCTGAATCAGTACAGTATGTTGATGCGAGTATTTTAACCAGCCTTATTCCTGTGCTACTCATTAGTATATCCATGTACTTCTTACTGGCTCCACAAGCTCAACAGTCATCGGGTAAGCAAACCATGTCAGAAGCGCTATTTGCTTTGATGATAGGGGGTGGCATCGGTTTTTATGATGGTTTTTTTGGGCCAGGTACCGGATCTATATTTACGGTTTGTTTTGTCGTTATTGGCCACTTTTCATTAGTAGAGGCAACTGCGAGAACCAAAGTGCTTAATTTCACTTCAAATATAGCAGCTCTGACTTTTTTTGTACTCGCAGGATTACCTGTATGGGAGTTAGGTTTAGTGATGGCTGTAGGGGGCTTTACTGGCGCGCGTTTAGGAGCCCGAGTGGTGGTGACTAAAGGGCAAAAATGGATACGCCCTTTAGTGATCTTTATGTCCATGACCATGGCTGCAAAATTGCTGTGGGAGCAACATCAGCAATGGTTTGTCTCGCTGTTTTCTCATCTATTTTAGAGCTGCAAAGAGCTCTAAAAGTCGCCGCGTGATGATCTTATTGTCTATTAATTAGAGCAAAAGTGGGCAGAGATAAGTGCCAACGAATGGATGCTAAGCGGATGAACAAAGTTACTGCGATCCCACCAAGTAAAGCGTGGGAGTTTGCCACGCCTAAATAGAGCAACCCAGTATGCACACACCCGCCAACAATACAGGCGGTAGCGTACACTTCGCTACGCAAAACCATAGGGATCTCGCGAGCTAAAATGTCGCGTAAGATCCCGCCACCACAGCCAGTTAACACGCCCATCATGACGGCAATCATATACGAATCTTGATAGGTCAGAGCTTTCTCTACGCCAATACCCACAAAGGCGGCTAAACCTATGGCATCACACACAGGTAGTAGATACCAAGCAATCCTTTTTGGGCGTCTTACAATCAGCATGGTCGCGAGACTGGTAATAATAATGACCCAAATATAACTGGTATTTCTGATCCAGAATACCGGCGTAGCTCCGAGCATCATATCTCGAATAGTGCCACCGCCTATAGCGGTCACTGCAGCCAGTACAATGACGCCAAATGGGTCCATTCTTAATCGACCTGCCAGTAAAACCCCTGAAATGGCAAAAATAGCAGTGCCAAACAAGTCGATAGAGTAGAGCAGATTCATTACGCAGTTTTCACCAATGACAGCATGTTAAGTACCATTTCAGATGAACTCTTCGCCGCTAAAGGCAAAAACTCTTCAAAGCTCATTGGAGATTCTTTATCGGCCACATCGGAGATAGCGCGCACAACCACAAACGGCACCTCAAATTGGTGGCAAGTTTGGGCAATGGCAGAGGCTTCCATTTCGACGGCGATGACGGAAGGGAAGTTGCTACGAATACGTTGTTGAGCTTCTGGGGTGCACACAAAAGTATCGCCGGTACAAATTAAGCCGTGTACCGCATGTGTCGTACTCATTTTATCCAACGCTGATTGCGCTAAGGCAATAAGTTTAGCATCCGCTTTGAAGGCAGCCGGTTGGCTAGCCATTTGCCCAATTTCGTAACCAAATGCAGTCACATCAGCATCATGATGACGAACTTCTGTTGAGATGATCACATCACCAAGGTTAAGGCTAGCGTCAAAACCACCCGCTGAACCTGTGTTGATAATGACATCTGGGGTGTAGTCGCTGATCAGCAATGTAGTACCGACGGATGCAGCCACTTTGCCAATACCTGATTGAAGGAGCGTGACTTCGACGCCATTAATGTCACCGGAGAAAAAAGTGCATCCGCCTTTTTTTGTTTCGGTGAGGTGGTTGATGGATTGTTTTAGGATGGCAACTTCTTGTTCCATCGCACCGATAATGCCGACTTTCATGAAAAATCTCGCTCTGATCAATATAGCAATTTAGATAGAGCGAGATTGTAGCATAGGAGTTTTATAGAGTTGAGTTCTAGATTAACCCTGCCTCTTTTAAGGCGCGTCTTAATGCGTCTGCTCTTTCCCTGTTAACCCCAAAATCAGAGTGGCCGGTACGAGACTCTGAACGAACAATAAGCTGATTCCCCTCGATACGCAGTTCCAGATCATCCACAAAGCGAAATACCTTGCTGGTGTATTCAACGCGTAAATAATTGGGTTGTTTTTCGGCTGTTTTAGCACGACCTAAACTCAAGGCCGCTATCTCTATGGCATCTAGAGTGGCGAGAGGGGTTAGGGTATATGGGGCTAGTGAAAATTTTTCTCGACTGTCTTGGGTGGAGACACAGTTGGGTTTGTTTGCGCAGGGCAGAGTGCTTCTATCTTGCATTGTCTGATCTCCGTTACTGCAACCGATAAGTAAGGTCACTGTGGTCACAGTGGTCAGTAGGGTCAATGGTTTGAGCATATGTCTCTCTAATTTGTTGATATTGAGTCGTGTCGAATCACTCAACCCCAATAACAAAAGGAGGAGTAAGTAACATGGAACGTTAAGGGAAAACCAGCCATGCAGTTCCAATCGTAGTAATTAACGGATCATTCTCGCTTGTTAAAACACTTGATAACGGCGTTGCGACTTTTAAATGTAGAACTTTTCAAAAATAGCGCCTTGTTCTCAAGTGTTTTTCCTGCGCTATTTCTGACCACTTAATTACTGTGATTAATATAAATTAGAGTTAATATAACAAAAAAGCAAGTTGTGAATAATTAGGGTAAGTATATGAATGATATGGGGAATAAAAAAGGCCAGCGTTGTAAGGCTGGCCAAAGATTGGAATTTTTCTAATCACTTATTTACAGTGATTGGTCTTACTCAGAAAGCATCAATGAATCCGCTTTTGCTTCTAAGTTGGAGCTTTGCATTAAGTATTGGTCAATGGCAATAGCACATTCACGACCTTCGTTGATACAGCGAACCACTAACGATTGACCGGTACGCATATCACCTGCGGCAAATATGCCTTTTTGGTTAGTCTCAAAGCCATTTGCTGCGACATTACCGCGCTCATCGAGGTGGATATCCAGTTGGGCTAGCACACCATTAGGTTCTGGGTGTAAAAAGCCCATTGCTAGGAATGCGTAATCACAATCAATGATGCGTTCACTGCCTGGGACTTCATTAAACGATGGACGCTCACCTGGCGCTGCATCTTGCCAAACGATGTCAGCAATGCGCAGACCGGTTACTTGGCCTTTATCGTTAGCAATGAACTCTTTAGTCAAAATATTCCAATGACGTTCACAACCTTCTTCGTGAGAAGTGGTTGTTTTCATGATCATTGGGTATTGAGGCCAAGGCATGTTTGCAGGGCGTTTCTCTGGTGGAATCGGCATGATTTCAACCTGAGTAATGCTGGCCGCTTTATGGCGGTTAGACGTACCCACACAGTCAGAGCCAGTATCACCGCCACCGATAACAACCACATGCTTACCTGCAACGTGAATCTCTTCCGTTTTTAGGTCCATATTGTTGGCACGGCGGTTGTTTTGACCAAGGAATTCCATAGCAAAATGAACCCCTTTTAGGTCACGGCCTGGAATAGGAAGATCCCGTGGCACAGTCGAGCCACCAGTCAATAACACCACATCAAAATCTTGGCGCAATTGCTGAGCATTGATATCCACGCCAATGTGCGCGTTAACTTCAAATTTAACCCCAGCTTCCGCCATTAGGTTAATTTTACGGTCAATGATGTCCATACCCAGTTTAAAGTCAGGAATACCAAAACGCAGTAGGCCACCGACTTTTTCATCACGCTCAAAAACAGTCACACAGTGCCCGGCACTATTGAGTTGCTCTGCCGCGGAAAGACCAGCAGGACCACTGCCGATGATAGCAATGCTTTTTCCTGAACGAGAGCGTGGTTTTTTAGGCTTGGCATAGCCTTCTTTATACGCTCGTTCAACGATAGTCTTCTCGATATTACAGATAGTAATAGGGTCTTGATTGATACCCAGTACACAAGCTGACTCACACGGAGAAGGGCATACGCGACCTGTAAACTCAGGGAAGTTGTTGGTGGAACTTAGAATGTTCCACGCTTCTTCCCAGCTGTCACGGTAAACCGCATCATTAAACTCAGGAATGATGTTGCCAATTGGGCAACCGCTGTGGCAGAAAGGAACGCCACAGTCCATACAGCGTGATGCTTGAGTATTGATTTTTTCACCAAACTCTTCGTTGAGGACAAACTCTTTGTTGTCTTCAATACGAACAGACGGGTCACGTTTTTGTGGTAGCTCGCGACCATGCTCCATAAATCCAGTAGGCTTACCCATGATTAAACTGCCTCCGCTTCGGTTTGTTGCTGTGCTTGTTCCTTATTCTTTTGTAGAACAGCTTTGTAGTCTCGTGGCATCACTTTCACCATCGACTGCAAGCTCACTTCAAAGTTATCAAGGAACGACTTAGCAACCTCACTTCCTGTGAATTGAACATGTTTAGTTAGCATTTCTTCCAGTAGAGCTTTATCTTCTGCTTCGATTGGATCGAGATCCACTAGCTCAGCATTGAGCTTGCTTTCAAAGTCACCATTTTTGTCCCATACATAAGCCACACCGCCACTCATGCCGGCGGCAAAGTTGCGACCTGTAGAGCCAAGGATAATAGCCGCACCACCAGTCATGTATTCACAACCGTGGTCACCGATACCTTCAACCACTACTTTGGCGCCAGAGTTACGAACACAGAAGCGCTCGCCCGCAAGGCCACGAATGAAAGACTCACCAGAGGTCGCACCATAGAAACAAACGTTACCAACAACGATGTTGTCTTCAGGCACAATATTAGAGTTAACATCTGGGTACAGTACTAAGGTACCGCCAGATAAGCCTTTACCCCAGTAATCGTTAGCATCACCTTCGACTTCAAACTTAACGCCTTTAGC from Vibrio rarus includes the following:
- the dapB gene encoding 4-hydroxy-tetrahydrodipicolinate reductase gives rise to the protein METGVVVRIAVTGAAGRMGRNLVKATNLMDKAILGAANERPQSSLIGVDVGELSGEGKLDVAIVDDFEKVVSEFDVIIDFTAPENTLANLELCKKYGKSIVIGTTGFTEAQKKQLNEYAQDVSIVMAPNFSVGVNLVFKLLEKAAKVMGDYSDIEIVEAHHRHKVDAPSGTAIGMGEAIAGAMGNELSDVAVYAREGITGERTRDEIGFATIRAGDIVGEHTAMFADIGERVEITHKATDRMTFANGAVRAALWLDSKSAGLYTMTDVLDLNNI
- the secA gene encoding preprotein translocase subunit SecA translates to MITKLLTKVIGSRNDRTLRRIRKIVKEINSYEPDYEKLSDEELKGKTVEFRQRLENGETLDQLLPHAFATVREASKRVYGMRHFDVQLIGGMVLNDSQIAEMRTGEGKTLTATLPAYLNALTGKGVHIVTVNDYLASRDAETNRPLFEFLGMTVGVNVPNTPPPAKKEAYKADILYGTNNEFGFDYLRDNMAFRAEDRVQRERFFAVVDEVDSILIDEARTPLIISGPAEDSSELYARIDKLIPNLEKQDKEDSEEYRGDGHYTVDEKSKQVFLTETGQEFVEELLVKNSLMEEGDTLYSPTNISLLHHVNAALRAHVLFERNVDYIVTDEGEVVIVDEHTGRTMSGRRWSEGLHQAVEAKEGVKIQNENQTLASITFQNYFRLYDKLSGMTGTADTEAFEFQSIYGLDTVVIPTNKPMVRNDMPDVVYRTENDKFAAIIEDIKERVAAGQPSLVGTISIEKSELLSNALKEAKVKHNVLNAKFHEREAEIVAQAGMPGAVTIATNMAGRGTDIVLGGNWKAEVEALDNPTQQQIDTIKQQWKEVHEAVLASGGLHIIGTERHESRRIDNQLRGRSGRQGDAGSSRFYLSMEDSLLRIFTSDRMAGLIQSGMDEGEAIESKMLSRSIEKAQRKVEGRNFDIRKQLLEYDDVANDQRKVVYELRDELMDTDDISEMIELNRVDVIESTIDEFIPPQSIEDMWDVEGLEKRLKADFDLTLGIQSWLDEDDKLYEEALREKILASAIEVYKQKEEMVGESALRNFEKSVMLQSLDGLWKEHLAAMDHLRQGIHLRGYAQKNPKQEYKRESFELFEGLLDTLKHDVISILSKVRVQQQEEVERMEAQRQAQAEAAARLARTQHQKAENQLAGEEPQSTNTAPTPVRNENKVGRNEPCPCGSGKKYKQCHGKIA
- the mutT gene encoding 8-oxo-dGTP diphosphatase MutT, whose protein sequence is MKRVHIVAGIIFNSDKSQVYITKRPDNAHKGGLWEFPGGKVEKNELACDAMARELFEEIGISELSCEILQSFDFDYSDKALSFDFFMIHQFTGTPYGKEGQLGEWVAIERLKEYAFPEANVPIIDAIINHLNFDN
- the carA gene encoding glutamine-hydrolyzing carbamoyl-phosphate synthase small subunit, producing MNKPAILVLEDGTVFRGVAIGAEGSAVGEVVFNTSMTGYQEILTDPSYSQQIVTLTYPHIGNTGTNSEDEESTSIHAQGLVIRDLPLIASNFRNEQTLSDYLKSQNIVGIADIDTRKLTRILREKGAQNGCIFAGNSLDEALAIAKAKDFPGLKGMDLAKEVTTKEVYQWKQGSWTLTGGLPEAKDDSELPYHVVAYDFGAKRNILRMLVDRGCRLTVVPAETSAEEVLAMNPDGVFLSNGPGDPAPCTYAIEATQTFLEKGLPIFGICLGHQILALASGAKTVKMKFGHHGANHPVKDLDRNVVMITSQNHGFAADEETLPANLRATHKSLFDGSLQGIHRTDKPAFSFQGHPEASPGPHDAAPLFDHFIDLIKEHKA